aaataaaaacttagaACTAAAAGGAGCAGCACTGTTCTGTGTTTGATTATCTTAAACGCTCTATTGTTAATCACTTTAAGCTGCAATTAATGTGTAAAGAACGCTTATATGAATAAAAGTATTATTTGCAAAGGTTAATAATGTGTTTGAGTTGTTGTTGACGTGACTATGAGCAGGGTTTGTATTCGCTCGCGcacacacaggagcagtgaAAGAACAAGAAACAACATGGTGACAGTtacctcctcatcctcactctGTCCTCATATACAGAACAACAGAGACATCTAGTGGTGTTGCTCTGCACTACAACTAAAGACGAGTTCACAAAAGGATCaaaattttgttttgtttcgtttCCCCTTCCATACGACTTTTAATGTACAGCCTGACGGAAATAACTATTGGAAGAAATTCCCACTGCTCATTTATGAAATTAGGGATTTTTGAATTTGAgctttttggaaacaaaataaaaaataaaagtcagaaacctgagattaaaatctgaatTCTACTCCTAATTCTCTTCCATACACCTTTTCATGTTCAGTCTGGCAGaaattataacaacaataataataattttaaaattttaaaaataaaaataatcacttttgtaagtcgctttggataaaagcgtctgctaaatgacatgtaatgtaaaaatgtaatgtaatttaaatttCTTTCAAATACTCAAGGTCACTTTATATCACATACAAGAAGATaaatcaaacagacaaaagttaagaagaaataaaatggacaaattcaatacagtacagtacaaatTAGCATTAGAAGAAGAAATAGAAGTCCAGTAGTTGCAGTTAGCAGGGTTTGGGGCCATGTGTAAAaacatttggaaacaaaataaaaagtttgagattATAGGAATtctaacttcttttttttcatttgtttgtttcctaaAATGATTCACATACAGCCCTAACCCTTTTCCATTAACCTCTTAATGTATTGTCTGCCACaaatcaagaagaagaagaagaagaagaagaagaagggtcCAGTACTCACCCAGTTTATATGTGAGGACATACAGGACAGTCCACGGCGTCCCGGGCACTGCCAGGAGCTTCCTCCACACCCTCCACGGCTGCACAGCGTCCGCTCCCTGTCCTCCCTTCCTGCCACCGTCCGCCTGCTGGCCCTTCACAGTCTCTTCGTCCAGCACTGGCGCCCCCCACACAAACAGAGCCACGCCGGCGTACACGAACGTCAGCAGCATGAACATCCAGCTCCACCCGGCCACGTCGATGACGGCCAGCAGGCCGCCTCCGGCAAACACCGAGCCGGCTTTATAGCCCACCACCTGCGCCATGTTTCCCAGGCCCAGCTCTCCTCGACCCTTCAGCAGACGCACTGCCGCGCCGTCTACGGCGATGTCCTGCACAGAGGCCAGGCTGTTCATGGCCAGCAGGGTCCCCGCCACTCCCCACATATGTGCCTCTGGGGCCAAGGCGGCGCTGGAGAGGCATGTCAGGGCCAGACCGGTCACCGTCGCCACCAGCCAGCGACGCTTGGTGCTGAGCCGGTCCACCAGAGGGGCCCAGAGCACCTTGAGGACCCAGGGGAAGTAGAGGACCTTGGTGAAGGCGATGCGGGTGAAGGAGTGGCCGGCGCCGCGCAGGTAGACGGGCAGCAGCGAGGACTGGAGGCCATAGGGAATCCCCTGGACAAAGTACAGGAGGCCCAAAAAGACGAGTTTGTCATTCATGATCTGTGTTCAAGGGTGGTTCTGTCAGTGAAGTGATACTGCACACGTCCATGGGTCAGAGCAGGGAGACGACTGAAACTGGACAGAGGACCTGAAACGATAAGAAAGAGCGTGAGGATCGACgatgtaatatatgtatatgtttgagTCTAAATGGCTAATGCtttgtatttatagagcacttctctagtcttgatgaccactcactcaaagctgctttacactgcagttatGCCATTCAGCCATTGACTCATGTTTCATATCCATTCCCACGCTGCCGGCACAAAATCAGGAGCAACGCGGGGTCAACGGAAATCCAACCCACC
The DNA window shown above is from Solea senegalensis isolate Sse05_10M linkage group LG5, IFAPA_SoseM_1, whole genome shotgun sequence and carries:
- the mfsd3 gene encoding major facilitator superfamily domain-containing protein 3, with translation MNDKLVFLGLLYFVQGIPYGLQSSLLPVYLRGAGHSFTRIAFTKVLYFPWVLKVLWAPLVDRLSTKRRWLVATVTGLALTCLSSAALAPEAHMWGVAGTLLAMNSLASVQDIAVDGAAVRLLKGRGELGLGNMAQVVGYKAGSVFAGGGLLAVIDVAGWSWMFMLLTFVYAGVALFVWGAPVLDEETVKGQQADGGRKGGQGADAVQPWRVWRKLLAVPGTPWTVLYVLTYKLGEQGAVTMFPLFLLDHHMTARELGFWNGVIAMGFSICGSSLGGLLLAQFSIGSMMRRVFVLRTVSMVFQSSLLTVLEPSPLMKGMAILSMSVQHFLGGLITTLTFTTMMHCTQRAEDSIQATHYSFLATLEVLGKLTFSALAGGVVDMFGFQVAFLFFLTLSAGTALHVWTATFTGALREHQLKEQPK